From the Candidozyma auris chromosome 2, complete sequence genome, the window TCTATCCAATCATATACGAGCGGGTTCAACTTTCCGTCAAGCAGAAATTCGTCTGTTAATGATCGTTTGAATCTTGAGGAATGATAAAGCAATGTTTCGGTATCTGTGCAATAATAAGTGCTTGTTTCAATCAAAAGGAGCTCGAGTTTAGGATTTGACTCACATTGAATCCGCTTCACCACCTCTTTTTGGGGCAATAGATCTATTGCCATGACTCGAAGTAAAACAAAAATCATTATCAAGCATATCATCATCTCTTTCACTGTGAACGCTCTTCGTCTTCTATCTAGTAAGCTTCCAATCAATATTCCCTCATATTTCATACATTTATATTTCATACACAACTGACCCTTCACGATAAGAAAAGCAGTTTTAATTCTCTTCGCGAAGCACCATCCTTCTTTGTCATTTGAATTACTCTTATTGCTACATTTTTCAAATTATTTGTTACCGGATCAATTTCGCTTGTCGGCATATTGGctggaggaagaaaaagaaagcgcACCCCAATTCTCCTCGTGATTGAGCGGTTTGCACACGCCAATAAGTGACTGAAAATCGTCACTACCATCCTCTACTACATTCCAATCTCAATGTCTGATCAAAACAAGACTCAGACTTTGGTGAGCAACCAGGATGTAGGGTCTGGAAACCAAAGTGCTGGTAAAAAACGCACATTCGAAGAATCGGTCAATTCTGAGGGGGATGATTACAGCGTGGTTAACAATGAGGAAcaagatgatgttgatggtgtCGAGTCAGAAGGTGAGAACCAATCAGGTTCTAATAATGAGGGATTAATACCTGAGCAGCTGTCAAGAAATGCTGATTTAGTGGATGCCGATATTGGGGAGGGAtcagatgatgaagaagatgaggacgctgaagaggaggaggacgacgacgaagaaAGTACATCTCGTAAAAGAAAACGGAGAAGGGCGAACCAGTTTCTCGATATTGAAGCTGAagtcgatgatgaggaggaggacgaaCTagatgatgaggacgaAGAGGCGGAACTTTTACGTGAACAGTTTATTACAGATGATCATGTGGACAAACAGGAAGGGTTGCCATCTCGTCCTGATGATGACAGACTTCATAGACAATACGATCAACGTCGGCAAAAGGCTGAGGATCAGGATGCCGAGGAGCTAGCGGAAACCTTGAAACAACGCTACAGAAAGTCCCACACTGCTTATAGAGGTGATACAACAGCCAGCGGGACCGTATCTCAAAAGTTGCTAATGCCTTCCATCAATGATCCTGCGATTTTTGCGATTCGCTGCTCTCCGGGTCGCGAGAAGGACTTGGTAAGAAAGCTTtacgagaagaaaaggacTTTAGCACGGTCTGGACGCCCACTTGATATTCTCTCAGTTTTCCAGCGGGACGCTTTCAAGGGTTATATTTATattgaagccaaaaagcCGGAGGCTATTGAGCGTGCACTTACAGGCATGGTCAATGTTTACGCAAAACAACGAACCATCGTGCCTGTTAGTGAATATCCTGACTTATTAAAGCAGGTGAAGTCGTCTGATGTTGAAATTGTTCCCGGGATATATGTGCGTATTTCGCGTGGCAAGTATAAAGGAGACCTTGCAATCGTGGACAACCTCTCCGAGAACGGGCTTGAGGTGCGCTGTAAATTGGTCCCCAGGCTTGACTACGGAAAGAACGACGAGGTTGACGCAGatggaagaagaatcaaaCTGAAAGTTAGACCTTTACCAAGATTGTTCAATGAGCAAGAAGCTCGCATGTATGACGCAGAACACTTGCAACCGGGAAGAGGGCCCCGAACGTTCATTTACCGTGGAGAAGAATACGTGGAGggtttcttgatgaaggatTTCAAGTTGCAATTCATCCAGACCAAGGATGTTCAACCAAAATTGGAGGACTTGGACCGATTTCAAACAGGTAACTCTCATGATGATGGTTTGGATTTAGCCGCTGTCGCTGCTTCGCTTAAAGGAAAGTCACTGGAGAATGACCTTTCTAACGCTTTTCAACCAGGAGATAAAGTCGAAGTAAGAAGAGGTGAACAGGCAAAAACCGTTGGTAAGGTATTAAATGTATCTCTCAATGAAGTTCAAATCTTGGTACTTGATAGTGGAGATGGCCAATTTGTCAACAAAGAGCTTACCGTCCCTGCAAGCGATCTCAGGAAGCTTTTTACGGCCGGTGATCATGTCAAGGTCATCGAAGGTGTCCATACAGATGAGAGTGGTCTCGTTATAAAGATTGATGGCGACTCAGTCGTATTCTTGAGTGATCAAACAAAGCAAGACGTTCGTGTTTTTGCGAATTACTTGATTAAGGCGACAGATTCTTCGTCAAGCAGTGACATAACGAATAGCAAGTTTGAGATAAAGGACCTTGTTCAACTAAACGCTTCCACTGTTGGTGTTATAGTGAAAGCAGACAAAGGCCTTCTCGGAGTACTTACGTCAGATGCCCGAGTGATCACAGTAAAACCGACTGGTATCGTTTCTAAGATAACGATGACCCGCAGAGAGCAAGTTGCGACAGACAAGAATGGCCTCACCATAAAAGTTGGAGATACAGTGAAAGAAAGCAGCggcgaaaaaaagaaggaaggtGTGATATTACATATTTACAAGAATGCTGTGTTCGTGGAGTCCCACGAATTGCATGAGAATTTGGGCATTTTTGTGGCGAGCGCTTTGAATTTGACTACTGTTTCGACTAAGAACTCGATGATCTCGAAAACTCTTGGGCCAGACCTTAGCAGCATGAACCCAAATGTGAAGTTGAAATCTCCAATGGCGCCACCTAGCACCCGAGGTAAAATGGGTGGCAGAGACAAATTGCTTTACAAGGATGTCATCATTAATAACGGAAATCACAAGGGCCTCATGGGTAAAGTTGTGGAAACAGATGACGTTGATGCCCGCATAGAATTGCATACTaaagccaagaagatcaaagtCAGCAAGACGAAGTTAAGTGTGATTATCCGTGGAGAGTCTATCCCATACTTAAGGTTTGTAGGTGCTTCAGAAGCTCGCGGGCCAGCTCAATCAATCGGGCCAGCGTTCTCGTCAGGCGCAAGAACAGCATGGGGCGGAAATACTCCCTCAGCTGATACCGCTGCATCTTCATGGGGTGGTAAAACACCTTCAGCTAGCTCAGGAGGGGTGTCGTCGTGGGGAGGTAATGGTAGCAGTTCGGCTTGGGGCAGTGGAGAAGCGTCAACCTGGAAGGGTGGAAGAGGGGGTTCATCCGCATGGGGAGGAAGTGGAAATGGCGGAACCTCGGCATGGGGTAACAGTGCGGGCACATCTACGTGGGGTAATGGAGGCAATAATTCTACGTGGGGAGGACAGAACGGTATGAACTCTTCATGGGGTCAACAAAAGGGAGGAAACAACTCTACTTGGGGCAACTCAGGTTCGCATGGAGGAACTTCTGCCTGGGGAAATCGTGGCGCTTCTTCCGTTTGGGGACAGAAAGATGGCGGTAATTCAACTTGGGGATCTGGTCGTGCTGGTGGCTCATCGAGTTGGGGCAATCTGAATAATCAAAGCTCATCAGGATGGGGTCAGTAGTTAGCCGACTTCTTAAGTGTAATTTAGTACAAAGAGTGGACTCGATTGATTATGTAAATGCTAAGTAGTTAACACGCATGACTTTCACAACCCGGACAATTATGAAGAGTCTCATGGACAAAGACATCACAATCAATGCAGAAGTCCTTTTTACATTTCATGCAACGGTAACGAGAGCTTGTCTGATATGTTTCTTTCGTGTTTGAAATTCCATCGGGGAAGCGAAGAAGGCATCCGTGACAATAATTGTTCTCATACTTGGGAGAGATTGGAACCTCCTGAAATGCTGCTAGAGGCGCGAGGTGATGATAGGAGCGTGCCAAGTGCGTAGACAAAATTAACATGAGCCCACAGACTGGACAAGATGTGGGTAAATGACACACTCTACTTTCACATTGTGGGCACGTATAGCCGGCAACACTTGCGCTAGAGTCGGATCCCGATGTGTTTTGCTGTATCGTGATATTTCcgttctcttcttgtccaTGCGATAGATGACATGAACAAAGCGATGGAAAATTTGACTCCACTGCCAGGGAGGCATTCATGTGGGGTTGCATTTTTGATGGAAATCCCATTCTTATTAGCGGTACACCCTTCGAGCTACTTTGAACTGCCTCCGCCGATTTTGTGGTCACTGCGAGAGGTTCAACACAATTCATAAGAAGTTCTTTTAGATGAGCCTCGTTCATTATTACCCCGTAGAGATCGCCAATGTCCATTCTTACCTTATTCTTCGATGAGCTCGGAAAGTTTGTTCGGGAAACGATCTCCTGACAAATAGCAACCTGGGCAGAAAGCCCAATAACCTTGACTTTAATATTTTCCTTTACGAGCGAATCGATTGTCTTATGGATATTTCCAGGATCAGATGTGAAAAGAGCAccgaagatgatgagaattTCCTTAGAATTCTTCGTAGAAGCCGAAGCCATGCCTCCATAGTTTATTGTGAGTAGTGATCTAGCCAATTCCAATGCATTCTGTAGAGATGGGTCTCCCTTTGGTTCAAAACGATTATGCTGACGAGCTTTCAAGACTCTTAATTTATCTAAATGATATTGCGGCAGTCCGCTTACCTCGCTGACTAGATGAGCCATTCCATTTCGCATCATGATTATCCCAAGTTGTGAAATAGGATTCTGATCGAAAAACTCAATGATGAAGTCCAGCAAATAGGAAAGCATGGCCGCGAATCTAGTTGGACGTAGATCTTTTTCTATCATTGCAAGTGATCCATCGATGACTAGTACTAGTGTTCGAATAATTCCTCTTTGAAAGGGCGTCGTAGGGTTTCTCATtatctttctctttctagCCTCAATCATTTGCTTCACAAGCGACTCAAGAGATCTTTCCCCGTCCTCATCGTTCTTTACAATGTCCCACGTACGCTGATACTCATCTTCCCATGAATATGCCCCAGATGCACCTTGCCTCGAATTTTTTGGCTTTCGAGACCTGGTGCGTTTCGCCATACCATCCTCATCAGGCAGTAGTGAGTCATCCCTTAACTCAACATCGGAGTCGTGATCGCTAAATTCCTCATCAGAAATATTCATAGATGAGTTGTGATTACTACGGACCTAATCTGCGGTGCGATGAATAGCCATTTTATGTGAAGGAGTATCAAGTGTAAACCGCAGGCGGACGACTGACAAGTGCGAGGAAAATGAAATTTTCATTTAATACACTTTAGAGGACGCAGACTCTGGAAATAATAAAATGAAGTGAAAACCAAATCAATGTAGTTTATACAAACAAGCTACAAACGATACTTATTCAACCCACTCCCAAGTGAGCTTGATTCTTCCCAAGTCCTTATTTGCGATCTTTTCAAATGCAGATGGGGATAAGTCCAAGTCATCACGAGCACATCCGACACACCTATCCACAACAGCAACTTCAACAGACTTGCCCTCATAAAAGGCTCTGATCTTCTTTCCACATAAGGTATTCTTGTTAGGATTGCCATTTGGAGTCTTCTCATCGTACAACTCGTGAGAAATGGCCACAATCATATCACTTGCAGAGTTAACTTTACCACAAGCACCCATTTCAGGATCGTAGTAAGTGCCCTCTCCAGAAAAGACTGAACCAGATGCCTGAGAGCTTGTGGTTGCGCTCTCGGAACTTGTGGTGGTCGGAGTCAACAGTGGCTCGGATGAGTAAACCGATGGCGCGATTGTCTGAGTCGATGCAACTTCTGTTGCTGATGATTCAACAGGTGGTTTATCATTTGATGGGCTTGGTTCGGTAGGCAGACTTTCTTCGGTTGGagcgtttgcagccaaagctgTTGCGCTTGGCGCAGATGAGGTGCCACGGTTGGACACCGATGCAAGGTGGGCAGTGTACTGGTCGTATCCAACTGTTACAGTAGTGTAGGCATACTCGGTAACCCATTTAACAGCAGGAACAGGAGAACCCTTGATTTGACTAGCAACAACGAGAGTAGTAACGAGGGTGGAGAATTTCATTGGGTATAAGGAATGTAAGATGGTTAAGGAAAGACAAGGTAGTATAAAGGAGTGTATGCGCAAGGATATCCAAGACCGTGGCGTTAAAAGGAATGAAACTGAAGTGAGTGTGTTTGAAATCTTATGTATGGGCGAAGCTCGTCTTTTATATTACAGAGCACCCCTCTCGGTTTCGTTGACGCTTCGCGAATTGAAAGTGCCTGAATCGAACGAAAATTGTCGAAATGTACACAGGAAAGATATGTTTCTGAAGGGTCTAGCTAGCGCGCTTGGATCACCGCTCAAGCAGGTGCATAAATTACATGCAGCTTTAGGTGTGAAAGAAGATGGGCTAGACtcacacacacacacagACACACAATACACCTTTCAAGGTTCTCTATTGTATCAATTCTGAAGATTGAATTAATCGTAACTTATTTTTCGGCTAGGGACGCACTTAAGCAATGCACAAATAGTTTTCAGAACACTGAAAGAGAGGCTAATCCACTCTTGGTGTGAAGAGCATTTATGAAAGCCTCAGTGGTACCTAAAAAAACCTCAATCGCCAGTAAAATGGCATTCAAAAGTGCTGTCCCGAGGTTCATAAGGAGACGCCTCCGATGCGCGTAAACTGTGTTCGAATTTAAGCGGTCAGTGCGCGTTCGTTAAGTGCATAGCCGTGCCTTCTCAAGTGGATAAGTTCGAGAGATTGCAGGTTCAGATCGCTGTCAATAGTTCTGGACACAAGAGTAATGTCACAACCAGGCACGTCTGGAACATCAGAACAACACCTTCTGCTATGTGAAGCTCGAACTCCTGAAACTAAACATTCCAACGAACTTTTCCATCGTCATCAATAAAAGGAAGCAAGCGATCAAGAGCTTGGATATCCTCTTCTACTGTTATATCGCCCTTAGGGTAAAGGTTCTTGACATGCGGAATTGACAAAATTGCTTGTGCGTCAACAAGCTCGTGAAATCGATAGCCTTTGCCAATTAAAGGAGACATTTCGATGTCTTCCGCAGGACCAGGGAAGAAGAGCCTTAAGCGTTCGGAGCCATACAACGTTACAAATTCAGTTTCGGTCA encodes:
- the SPT5 gene encoding transcription elongation factor SPT5, whose protein sequence is MSDQNKTQTLVSNQDVGSGNQSAGKKRTFEESVNSEGDDYSVVNNEEQDDVDGVESEGENQSGSNNEGLIPEQSSRNADLVDADIGEGSDDEEDEDAEEEEDDDEESTSRKRKRRRANQFLDIEAEVDDEEEDELDDEDEEAELLREQFITDDHVDKQEGLPSRPDDDRLHRQYDQRRQKAEDQDAEELAETLKQRYRKSHTAYRGDTTASGTVSQKLLMPSINDPAIFAIRCSPGREKDLVRKLYEKKRTLARSGRPLDILSVFQRDAFKGYIYIEAKKPEAIERALTGMVNVYAKQRTIVPVSEYPDLLKQVKSSDVEIVPGIYVRISRGKYKGDLAIVDNLSENGLEVRCKLVPRLDYGKNDEVDADGRRIKSKVRPLPRLFNEQEARMYDAEHLQPGRGPRTFIYRGEEYVEGFLMKDFKLQFIQTKDVQPKLEDLDRFQTGNSHDDGLDLAAVAASLKGKSSENDLSNAFQPGDKVEVRRGEQAKTVGKVLNVSLNEVQILVLDSGDGQFVNKELTVPASDLRKLFTAGDHVKVIEGVHTDESGLVIKIDGDSVVFLSDQTKQDVRVFANYLIKATDSSSSSDITNSKFEIKDLVQLNASTVGVIVKADKGLLGVLTSDARVITVKPTGIVSKITMTRREQVATDKNGLTIKVGDTVKESSGEKKKEGVILHIYKNAVFVESHELHENLGIFVASALNLTTVSTKNSMISKTLGPDLSSMNPNVKLKSPMAPPSTRGKMGGRDKLLYKDVIINNGNHKGLMGKVVETDDVDARIELHTKAKKIKVSKTKLSVIIRGESIPYLRFVGASEARGPAQSIGPAFSSGARTAWGGNTPSADTAASSWGGKTPSASSGGVSSWGGNGSSSAWGSGEASTWKGGRGGSSAWGGSGNGGTSAWGNSAGTSTWGNGGNNSTWGGQNGMNSSWGQQKGGNNSTWGNSGSHGGTSAWGNRGASSVWGQKDGGNSTWGSGRAGGSSSWGNSNNQSSSGWGQ
- the DAG7 gene encoding Dag7p, translating into MKFSTLVTTLVVASQIKGSPVPAVKWVTEYAYTTVTVGYDQYTAHLASVSNRGTSSAPSATALAANAPTEESSPTEPSPSNDKPPVESSATEVASTQTIAPSVYSSEPSLTPTTTSSESATTSSQASGSVFSGEGTYYDPEMGACGKVNSASDMIVAISHELYDEKTPNGNPNKNTLCGKKIRAFYEGKSVEVAVVDRCVGCARDDLDLSPSAFEKIANKDLGRIKLTWEWVE